The Streptomyces sp. A2-16 sequence GCGGCGAACGCGGCGAACACCGCCCGGTCCAGCGGCTTGCCGGGGATCTCGTCGCGGAAGCGCTCGGCGTAGTCCTCGGCGATGGCGTCGTAGAAGGTGCGGGTGGCGGTCACGAAGTCGGTGTCGGTCATGGCCGGGGACCCTAACGGCCCCCACTGACACTCACCCCACCCCGGCCGCCCGCAGCACCGCCGTCGTGGCCGCCGCCCCCAGCACCACCACCACGAACGGCGCCCTGCGCCACGCCAGCACCGCCCCCACCAGCACCCCGGCCGGACGCGCCCACCCCGCGAACCCGCCGCCCTCGGTCAGCGCGCCCGTCGCCAGCAGGGCCACCAGCAGCACGATCGCGCCCGCCGACAGCAGCTCCCGCACCCGCTCCGGCAGTTCCACCCGCCCGTGCAGCAGCGGCCCGACCAGCCGGAAGGCGTACGTCCCGACCGCCAGCGCCAGGATCATGGCGACCGTCGGGCTCACACCGGCCTCCTGTTGCCGTGGACCAGCAGCCCGGCCAGCGCCACCAGCACCGGCACCCCCGCCGGGACCGCCGGGGTGACCGCCAGGGCGAGGGCGGCGCCGAGCAGCGCGGAACGTCGTACGGCCGCGTCCGTGCGCAGGGTCGGCAGGACCAGGGCGACGAGGACGGCGGGGAAGGCCGCGTCCAGGCCGTAGGTGCCGGTGTCACCCAGCGCGCTGCCCGCCAGCGCGCCCAGCAGGACCCCCGTGTTCCACACGGCGAACAGACCGAGCCCGGAGATCCAGAAGGCGGCGCGGCGGCGGGCGGGGTCGGGCTGGGCGAGGGCGAAGGCCACCGTTTCGTCGGTGACGAGGTGTGCGCCCAGCAGGCGGGAGGCGCGGCCTGGGCCCAGGAGGTCGGCGACGGCCAGGCCGTAGGCCGCCGTACGGGTGTTCAGGAGCAGCCCGGTGACCGCCGCGGCCACCGGACCGCCCCCGGCGAGCAGGACCCCCACCGCGCTGAACTGGGCGGAGCCCGCGTACACCACCAGGGACATCACCACCGGCACCCAGACCGGCAGCCCGCCGGTGACGGCGATCGCGCCGAAGGAGATGCCCACCACCCCGCTCGCGAGCCACACGAGCGCACTGTCACGGACCAAGGCCGTTCGCTCTGCCGTACGCATGTTCACTACACTGGACGCCAGACGTCCTGTTCGTCAAGGCGAACGATCGTACCGATGGAGCGAACAGCATGCCCGAACGCCCTCTGAACTGGATCGCCGCCGCGCTCCGCCGTGAACGCACTCGCGCCGGCCTTTCCCTCTCCGAGTTGGCCAAGCGCGCCGGAATCGCCAAGTCCACGCTGTCCCAGCTGGAGGCCGCGAGCGGCAACCCGAGCGTGGAGACGCTGTGGGCACTCGGGGTGGCGTTGGGGGTGCCGTTCAGCACGCTCGTGGAGCCGCCGGTGTCCTCGGTGCGGGTGGTCAGGGCGGGGCAGGGGCCGACCGTCGCCTCGGAGCGGGCCGACTTCGCAGCCACCCTGCTCTCGGCCAGCCCGCCCGGGGCGCGCCGGGATATTTACCACCTAAGGGCCGAACCGGGCGAGGTGCGTGAATCGGAGCCACACATTCCGGGGACCGTGGAGCATCTGATCGTGAGTTCCGGGAGGGTGACGGCCGGACCGGCGGGGGAGGAGGCCGAGCTGGGTCCCGGTGACTACATGACCTACCGCGGGGACATCGCCCACTCGTACGAGGCACTCGCGCCCGGCACGACCTTCGTGCTGGTCATGCAGCACACATAAAAGGCAGGAGCCCCGCTGCCGTGCGGCGCGGGGCTCCTTGGGTACTGCATTCAGGTCCGGATCAGAGGCTGGAGCGCCTATGAGACGGGATCGCTCAGACGGGGGTGACGTTCTCCGCCTGCGGGCCCTTCGGGCCCTGGGTCACGTCGAAGGAGACCTGCTGGTTCTCCTCCAGCGAACGGAAGCCGCTCGCGTTGATCGCGGAGTAGTGGACGAAGACGTCGGGGCCGCCGCCCTCCTGGGCGATGAAGCCAAAGCCCTTTTCGGCGTTGAACCACTTCACGGTTCCGGTAGCCATAAGCCCTCCTTGGGCCCAAAAGGGTTGCCCTGCTCCAGAACCTGCAAGTGTGAAAACAGTGCCGCACAACTGCATACTTCTGAAAACGACTAGAGCCCGCGGTTACATGCTCCGCAGGCTCTGTACTGCAAGGGAAACCAAACTGCAACTTGCGGCGAGCCTAGCACGCGGGCAGCCGAAAGCAATAGAGGCCAAGATCACGTCACCCGGATGTTTGAAGATCGCGTGGCGGTTGACCCCAGGGCCGAAGTCCGAAGCGTACCCCAGGGGGTCTAGTGTCGCGATGTGGACAATTCTCGCACCCGGCCGCGCGTCGGCCACATCCAGTTCCTGAACTGCCTGCCCCTGTACTGGGGGCTCGCGAGGACGGGCACGCTCCTCGACTTCGAGCTCACGAAGGACACCCCGGAGAAGCTCAGCGAGAAGCTGGTGCAGGGAGATCTCGACATCGGGCCCATCACCCTCGTCGAGTTCCTCAAGAACGCGGACGACCTGGTCGCCTTCCCCGACATCGCCGTCGGCTGCGACGGCCCGGTCATGTCCTGCGTCATCGTCTCGCAGGTCCCGCTGGACGAGCTCGACGGAGCGAGGGTGGCCCTCGGGTCGACCTCGCGCACGTCCGTACGCCTCGCCCAGCTCCTCCTCGCCGAGCGCTACGGCGTGCGGCCCGACTACTACACCTGCCCCCCCGACCTCAGCCTGATGATGCAGGAGGCGGAGGCGGCCGTACTCATCGGAGACGCGGCGCTGCGGGCGAACCTCCTGGACGGGCCGCGTTTCGGCCTGCAGGTCCACGACCTCGGCTCGCTCTGGAAGGAGTGGACCGGGCTGCCGTTCGTCTTCGCGGTGTGGGCCGCCCGCCGGGACTATCTCGAGCGCGAGCCGGTCATCACCCGCAAGGTCCACGAGGCCTTCCTCGCCTCCCGGAACCTCTCCCTGGAGGAGGTCGGCAAGGTCGCCGAGCAGGCGGCCCGCTGGGAGGCCTTCGACGAGGAGGTCCTGGAGAAGTACTTCACCACGCTGGACTTCCGCTTCGGGGCCCCGCAACTGGCGGCGGTCACGGAGTTCGCGCGCCGGGTGGGCCCGACGACGGGTTTCCCCGGGGACGTGAAGGTGGAACTGCTTCAGCCGTAACCTGCATCCGTACCTAACGGGGGACTTACGGGGGAGGCAGGATGCAGCCGCTCGGCGTCGACGAGCCCACCGCCGTGGGGCCCTACCGGCTGCTCGGCCGGCTCGGTTCCGGCGGCATGGGCCGGGTCTATCTCGGCCGCAGCGCCGGGGGCCGCACGGTCGCGGTCAAGATCGTGCACCCGCACTTCGCGCTCGACGAGGAGTTCCGCGCCCGCTTCCGCCGCGAGGTGGACGCCGCGCGCCGAGTGGGCGGGGCCTGGACCGCGCCGGTCCTCGACGCCGACCCTGAGGCGGCGGTGCCGTGGGTCGCCACGGGCTACGCGGCGGGCCCCTCGCTGGCGACGGCGGTCGCGGACGGGGGTCCGCTGCCCGAGCATTCCGTACGCGTGCTGGGGGCGGGCCTCGCCGAGGCGCTCGCGGCCGTGCACGAACTGGGGCTGGTCCACCGGGACGTGAAGCCCTCCAACGTCCTGCTCACCGTCGACGGCCCCCTCCTCATCGACTTCGGCATCGCCCGCGCCACGGACGGCACGGCGTCCCTCACCTCCACCGGCGTCTCCATCGGCTCACCCGGCTACATGTCCCCCGAACAGATCCTGAGCAAGGGCATCTCGGGGGCCGCGGACGTCTTCTCCCTGGGCGCGGTACTGGCGTTCGCGGCGACGGGAGTGCCGCCGTTCCCGGGGGACTCCTCGGCCTCCCTCCTCTACAAGGTCGTCCATGAGGAGCCCGAACTCGGACCGCTGAGCGGAGAGTTGCGGGACGTCGTGGAATCCTGCCTGGTCAAGTCGGCACCGGAGCGCCCGACTCCGGGCGAGCTGGCCCGGCGGCTGGCTCCCCAGGGCGCGGCTCGGCTGGTGGCGGCGGGATGGCTGCCGGGGGCACTGGTCGAGCAGGTGGGGCGCAGCGCCGTACAGCTGCTGAATCTTGAGGCGGCGGGGGAGGG is a genomic window containing:
- a CDS encoding AzlC family ABC transporter permease, encoding MRTAERTALVRDSALVWLASGVVGISFGAIAVTGGLPVWVPVVMSLVVYAGSAQFSAVGVLLAGGGPVAAAVTGLLLNTRTAAYGLAVADLLGPGRASRLLGAHLVTDETVAFALAQPDPARRRAAFWISGLGLFAVWNTGVLLGALAGSALGDTGTYGLDAAFPAVLVALVLPTLRTDAAVRRSALLGAALALAVTPAVPAGVPVLVALAGLLVHGNRRPV
- a CDS encoding cold-shock protein produces the protein MATGTVKWFNAEKGFGFIAQEGGGPDVFVHYSAINASGFRSLEENQQVSFDVTQGPKGPQAENVTPV
- a CDS encoding AzlD domain-containing protein, translating into MSPTVAMILALAVGTYAFRLVGPLLHGRVELPERVRELLSAGAIVLLVALLATGALTEGGGFAGWARPAGVLVGAVLAWRRAPFVVVVLGAAATTAVLRAAGVG
- a CDS encoding menaquinone biosynthesis protein: MDNSRTRPRVGHIQFLNCLPLYWGLARTGTLLDFELTKDTPEKLSEKLVQGDLDIGPITLVEFLKNADDLVAFPDIAVGCDGPVMSCVIVSQVPLDELDGARVALGSTSRTSVRLAQLLLAERYGVRPDYYTCPPDLSLMMQEAEAAVLIGDAALRANLLDGPRFGLQVHDLGSLWKEWTGLPFVFAVWAARRDYLEREPVITRKVHEAFLASRNLSLEEVGKVAEQAARWEAFDEEVLEKYFTTLDFRFGAPQLAAVTEFARRVGPTTGFPGDVKVELLQP
- a CDS encoding XRE family transcriptional regulator produces the protein MPERPLNWIAAALRRERTRAGLSLSELAKRAGIAKSTLSQLEAASGNPSVETLWALGVALGVPFSTLVEPPVSSVRVVRAGQGPTVASERADFAATLLSASPPGARRDIYHLRAEPGEVRESEPHIPGTVEHLIVSSGRVTAGPAGEEAELGPGDYMTYRGDIAHSYEALAPGTTFVLVMQHT